The following are from one region of the Populus trichocarpa isolate Nisqually-1 chromosome 8, P.trichocarpa_v4.1, whole genome shotgun sequence genome:
- the LOC7479880 gene encoding dolichyl-diphosphooligosaccharide--protein glycosyltransferase subunit 1B codes for MASSTSMEAAGLTLPFLILTFLTISAASSTNQIQILNAERRIDLSSHIVKVFLTLKVENVGTTPASEIVLAFAPAQADHLALVKAQAAIGKKKKKSYVHLDVNPTELPDAPNGTKYFSISLLNPLSSGETATLEVLYILTHSLEPFPAEISQSESQLVYFRDSALILSPYHVKQQTTFLKTPSTKVESFTRVEPTKLAGRELKYGPYEDHPPYSFSPVIVHLENNSPFAVVEELLREVEISHWGNLQITEHYKLVHAGARHKGVFSRVEYQSRPSFSGTSSFKHLLASLPPRVHSVYYRDDIGNISSSHLRSDNRKSELEIEPRYPLFGGWKATFVIGYGLPLEDFLFESPDGKRYLNFSFGCPLAETVVDKLTIKVVLPEGSKDPSAVVPFPVEQRLETKYSYLDVVGRTVLVLENKNVVPEHITPFQVYYTFKPIFMLAEPLMLASVFFLFFMACLAYLHIDLSIRK; via the exons ATGGCGAGTTCAACATCCATGGAAGCAGCGGGACTCACTCTACCTTTCTTGATCCTCACATTTCTCACAATTTCCGCTGCATCCTCAACTAACCAGATCCAAATCCTTAACGCTGAACGTAGA ATTGACTTGAGTTCACATATTGTTAAGGTCTTCTTGACTTTAAAG GTTGAGAATGTCGGGACAACCCCTGCTTCAGAAATCGTTCTTGCATTTGCACCTGCTCAAGCTGATCATCTAGCACTTGTCAAAGCACAAGCAGCTATaggcaagaagaagaagaaaagttatGTTCATCTTGATGTAAACCCAACAGAGCTACCCGATGCGCCAAATGGAACTAAATATTTCAGTATATCTTTGCTTAATCCGTTAAGTTCAGGTGAAACTGCAACTCTGGAAGTGCTTTATATATTAACACATTCTCTGGAACCTTTCCCAGCAGAGATAAGCCAATCGGAATCACAATTAGTATATTTCCGTGACAGCGCATTAATACTGTCACCATATCATGTTAAGCAGCAAACTACTTTTCTTAAGACACCAAGTACAAAAGTGGAATCATTTACAAGAGTGGAACCCACCAAGCTTGCTGGTAGAGAACTAAAGTATGGACCATATGAAGATCATCCTCCATATTCATTTTCTCCAGTAATTGTTCATCTTGAGAATAACAGCCCATTTGCTGTTGTTGAAGAGCTTTTAAGAGAAGTAGAGATATCTCACTGGGGCAACCTTCAAATAACAGAGCATTACAAATTGGTCCATGCTGGTGCTCGACACAAAGGCGTGTTTTCCAG AGTTGAGTATCAATCTAGGCCATCTTTTAGTGGCACATCTTCCTTCAAACACCTTCTAGCAAGTCTACCACCTAGGGTGCACTCTGTGTATTATCGGGATGACATTGGAAACATCTCATCATCACATTTACGTTCAGATAACCGTAAG TCGGAACTTGAAATCGAACCACGGTATCCTTTATTTGGAGGTTGGAAGGCTACTTTTGTTATTGGATATGGGCTACCACTGGAAGACTTCCTTTTTGAGTCACCTGATGGCAAGCGTTACCTCAACTTCAGCTTCGGCTGTCCTCTTGCAGAGACTGTTGTGGACAAGTTGACCATCAAA GTTGTGCTACCAGAGGGATCAAAAGACCCTTCAGCTGTTGTTCCTTTTCCAGTGGAGCAGCGTCTAGAG ACCAAATATTCATACCTTGATGTTGTTGGGAGGACCGTTCTGGTTCTGGAGAATAAAAATGTAGTTCCTGAGCACATTACTCCTTTCCAG GTTTACTACACTTTCAAACCTATATTTATGCTAGCAGAACCATTGATGTTGGCATctgtatttttcttgtttttcatggCTTGTTTAGCTTATCTACACATTGATCTTTCCATACGCAAGTAA